A portion of the Fulvia fulva chromosome 1, complete sequence genome contains these proteins:
- a CDS encoding Putative enoyl reductase gives MASKPVNLQLKPRGKRIPGLPKETSTYIQGSTADLYHRIAAESRFDIHRLRITKEDGTLVPNDKKTTVDSLGLKDGSVVQVKDLGLQIAWRTVFIIEYLGPLLIHPLFYYGRPLYHKNASGPPSSLQTLSFATIMLHFLKRELETAFVHRFSNATMPVMNIFKNSGHYWILSGALVAYFTYSPTAWAAEPSSALYTYFALALFVIGELGNLNAHLVLRNLRSPGGTERGVPKGLGFDWVTCPNYLFETIAWVGMVLITKSWATLLFAVVAVGTMALWAQKKERRYRKELGGSYKKKTFAMIPGVI, from the exons ATGGCCTCCAAACCGGTCAATCTGCAACTCAAGCCGCGAG GCAAACGCATTCCAGGCCTGCCGAAGGAGACCAGCACATACATCCAGGGCAGCACAGCCGACCTCTACCACCGCATAGCAGCCGAGTCACGCTTCGACATACACCGCCTACGCATCACGAAAGAAGATGGTACCCTCGTACCTAATGACAAGAAAACCACAGTCGACAGCTTGGGCCTGAAAGATGGCAGCGTGGTACAGGTCAAAGATCTGG GCCTTCAAATTGCCTGGCGCACAGTCTTCATCATCGAATATCTCGGTCCCCTTCTCATCCACCCACTCTTCTACTACGGACGTCCCCTCTATCACAAGAATGCCTCCGGCCCACCATCCTCCCTCCAGACCCTCTCCTTCGCTACGATAATGCTGCACTTCCTCAAGCGCGAGCTCGAAACAGCTTTCGTCCACCGCTTCAGCAACGCCACCATGCCAGTCATGAACATCTTCAAGAACTCAGGCCACTACTGGATCCTCTCTGGCGCGTTGGTAGCGTATTTCACATACTCCCCCACAGCGTGGGCTGCGGAGCCGAGTAGCGCGTTGTATACATACTTCGCACTGGCCCTGTTTGTGATTGGTGAGCTAGGGAACTTGAACGCACATCTTGTGCTTCGGAATCTGCGATCACCAGGCGGAACGGAGAGGGGTGTGCCCAAGGGCTTGGGATTCGATTGGGTTACGTGCCCGAACTACTTGTTCGAGACGATTGCGTGGGTGGGTATGGTGTTGATTACGAAGAGCTGGGCTACCTTGCTGTTTGCTGTGGTTGCTGTGGGAACTATGGCGCTTTGGGCGCAgaagaaggagaggaggtatAGGAAAGAGCTGGGTGGATCGTACAAGAAGAAGACGTTCGCGATGATTCCGGGAGTCATTTGA
- a CDS encoding Psi-producing oxygenase A, giving the protein MSSYIPHFGSEFSGQTQANGRVNGHDVPAPQASPQLQETKQGIWESIQQLGSLLKAVRAPLPTETGDGSELPQEDKANLMKDVENLYKDIRRQDINDLGALLETFKHAALKEPLDDRDYLMESLVAVASKMPDAKVQKKITNQFITTLWDDLEHPPQTLLSDEYKFRQPDGKNNNYKYPNIGRAGMPYARTVPPKTKQSATLPDPGILFDALMARKKPAGQAHPNGISSVLFYLASIIIHDVFRTSHEDYNVSLTSSYLDLAPLYGSNWKEQKRMRTFKNGKIKPDCFSESRLLSFPPGVGALLICFNRYHNYVVEQLAAINEDNRFSVDPRHPTVKRYAESDGKEPEEIDKRDDDLFQTARLITTNLYVNLILIDYVRTILNLNKTDDNWQLNPRIEIPDGPAVGTGNQSSAEFNLVYRWHSAVSEKDDLWTQQLFKEQFPKVKPADVGKPGGLYPFLGRLKEFADDLYNQEPEARPFPGLQAEQAKMQRQKDGPYKGSFRDEDVAELLTASIEDCANAMGPQQVPPVMKAVEMLGIMQARTWKCATLNEMRKHFDLKPYEKFSEVTDNVEVQEALKHLYDTPDQIELYPGLVIEDSKEARMPGSGLCPSYTASRGVLSDAVALVRGDRFYTTSCTPALLTNWGYQETQPDLSIDNGCLFYKLLLRALPNSYDPTSVYVHYPMTVPDEMHRVLRVLKKDHLYNFDKPKEIKHPVVVFSHDAAVKVANDQETFNVTWGPAMEFLMGPKAKNFMLAGDGPANAKSRKLMENAMYQREPSRGIPSGNEKWLKAVRDFYEQKTTELLKEKSYKLAGVNNVDIIRDVGNLAHVHFGAELFSIPLKTKKFPHGLFTEQQLYMIMAAVFICVFFDLDPPKSFPLRQKARAACQQLGKIMKLQVQSIATGGRLVEWLIDTIKPNDGPLGAYGVHMIAELCKADTDIDDLVWGNIMGTAGGMVANQGQLFGQALDYFFTEGRRYLPDINKLAKQDTPEADDTLMHYLMEGARLRGETGIFRVATKDVTIEDTTEILGKRTHNLKKGDKIMVDLKAAGRDPKYFPNPDTLDLTRPIDSYLMLGQGPHQCLGLPMTRVALTTMLKVIGRLDNLRPATVAIGKSSGEHCVKKVLKEFVPGDKEVVPEEWHYHVYLTEDWDLYFPFPTSLKINWDGPIPEARRH; this is encoded by the exons ATGAGCAGCTATATCCCTCACTTTGGCAGTGAGTTTTCGGGCCAGACCCAAGCCAATGGCAGAGTCAATGGACATGACGTTCCTGCACCACAAGCATCGCCCCAGCTACAGGAGACTAAGCAGGGCATTTGGGAATCGATCCAGCAACTCGGCAGCCTCTTGAAAGCAGTTAGGGCTCCACTACCAACTGAGACAGGCGATGGCAGCGAGCTACCCCAAGAAGACAAAGCCAACTTAATGAAGGATGTCGAGAATCTGTACAAAGATATCCGCAGACAGGATATCAACGACCTCGGGGCACTCCTCGAGACTTTCAAACATGCCGCGCTCAAGGAGCCTTTGGATGACAGGGACTATCTCATGGAGAGCTTGGTCGCTGTTGCGTCCAAGATGCCCGACGCAAAGGTCCAGAAGAAGATCACGAACCAATTTATCACAACCCTTTGGGATGACCTCGAGCACCCACCTCAGACACTGCTCAGCGATGAGTACAAGTTCCGCCAACCAGACGGCAAGAACAACAACTACAAGTACCCGAACATCGGCAGAGCTGGCATGCCATACGCCCGTACAGTCCCTCCGAAGACGAAGCAGTCGGCAACCCTTCCAGACCCTGGCATATTGTTCGATGCCTTGATGGCTCGGAAGAAGCCAGCCGGACAGGCGCACCCAAACGGCATCTCTAGTGTGCTCTTCTATCTGGCGAGTATCATCATTCACGATGTCTTTAGGACCTCGCACGAGGACTACAATGTCTCATTGACATCTTCATATCTCGACCTTGCTCCTTTGTACGGCAGTAACTGGAAAGAGCAGAAGCGCATGAGAACTTTCAAGAACGGAAAGATCAAGCCTGATTGCTTCTCAGAGTCTCGTCTTCTCTCGTTTCCTCCTGGTGTTGGCGCTCTACTGATTTGCTTCAACCGTTACCACAACTATGTTGTCGAGCAGCTTGCCGCCATCAACGAAGACAATCGGTTCTCTGTGGACCCAAGGCATCCGACGGTCAAGCGATATGCGGAGAGTGATGGCAAAGAGCCCGAAGAGATCGACAAGCGCGACGATGACTTGTTCCAGACGGCACGATTGATCACAACCAACCTTTACGTCAACTTAATTCTCATCGACTACGTTCGGACGATTTTGAACCTCAACAAGACGGACGACAACTGGCAACTCAATCCTCGCATCGAAATCCCAGATGGCCCAGCCGTTGGGACTGGCAACCAATCTTCGGCAGAGTTCAACCTGGTCTACCGATGGCACTCAGCCGTGTCGGAGAAGGATGACCTTTGGACACAACAGCTTTTCAAGGAGCAATTCCCCAAGGTCAAGCCCGCGGATGTTGGGAAGCCAGGTGGCTTATACCCATTCTTGGGCAGGCTCAAGGAATTTGCCGACGATCTGTATAACCAGGAACCAGAAGCCCGCCCTTTCCCGGGCCTCCAAGCCGAACAAGCAAAGATGCAGCGTCAGAAAGATGGCCCATACAAGGGCTCCTTCAGAGACGAAGATGTTGCAGAGCTTCTCACCGCTAGCATTGAGGACTGTGCCAATGCTATGGGACCACAACAAGTACCGCCCGTCATGAAGGCCGTTGAAATGCTCGGCATTATGCAGGCCAGAACATGGAAATGCGCCACCTTGAACGAAATGCGGAAGCACTTCGACCTGAAGCCTTACGAGAAGTTCAGCGAGGTTACAGACAATGTCGAGGTGCAAGAAGCACTGAAGCACCTCTACGATACACCTGATCAGATCGAATTGTACCCAGGTTTGGTGATCGAAGACTCAAAGGAAGCCAGAATGCCAGGCTCAGGATTGTGCCCTTCTTACACAGCTTCCCGTGGTGTGCTGTCTGATGCAGTCGCTCTTGTTCGAGGTGACAGATTCTACACGACTTCCTGCACGCCGGCCCTTCTGACCAATTGGGGATACCAAGAGACACAACCAGACCTCTCGATCGACAATGGATGCTTGTTCTACAAGCTCCTGCTGCGTGCACTGCCCAACAGCTATGACCCAACGTCCGTCTACGTGCACTACCCAATGACTGTACCTGATGAGATGCACCGTGTTCTCCGAGTGCTCAAGAAGGATCATCTATATAACTTCGACAAGCCGAAGGAGATCAAGCACCCCGTTGTGGTCTTCAGCCACGATGCAGCCGTCAAAGTCGCCAACGACCAGGAGACATTCAACGTCACATGGGGACCAGCGATGGAATTCCTGATGGGTCCAAAGGCCAAGAACTTCATGCTTGCCGGTGACGGGCCTGCCAACGCTAAGTCTCGCAAGCTGATGGAGAATGCAATGTACCAACGCGAACCATCAAGAGGCATACCGAGTGGCAACGAAAAGTGGCTCAAGGCCGTTCGCGACTTCTACGAGCAAAAGACAACCGAACTGCTCAAGGAGAAATCCTACAAACTCGCTGGGGTCAACAATGTTGACATCATCCGAGACGTTGGCAATCTCGCTCACGTCCACTTCGGCGCTGAGCTGTTCAGCATCCCACTGAAGACCAAGAAATTCCCCCATGGCCTCTTCACCGAGCAGCAGCTATACATGATCATGGCCGCCGTCTTCATCTGCGTCTTCTTCGACCTCGACCCCCCCAAAAGTTTCCCCCTCCGTCAAAAAGCCCGCGCAGCATGCCAACAGCTCGGCAAAATCATGAAACTCCAAGTCCAATCCATCGCCACCGGCGGCCGTCTCGTCGAATGGCTCATCGACACCATCAAACCCAACGACGGACCTCTAGGCGCTTATGGCGTGCACATGATCGCCGAGCTCTGCAAAGCCGACACAGACATCGACGACCTCGTCTGGGGCAACATCATGGGCACCGCCGGCGGCATGGTCGCCAATCAAGGCCAACTCTTCGGCCAAGCCCTCGACTACTTCTTCACCGAAGGCCGCCGATACCTCCCCGACATCAACAAGCTCGCAAAGCAAGACACGCCCGAAGCAGACGATACGCTAATGCACTACCTCATGGAAGGCGCGCGCCTCCGCGGCGAGACGGGAATCTTCCGAGTCGCGACAAAGGACGTTACAATCGAGGACACAACCGAAATCCTCGGAAAACGCACCCACAACCTCAAAAAAGGCGACAAGATCATGGTCGACCTCAAAGCCGCCGGTCGCGATCCAAAATACTTCCCCAACCCAGACACCCTAGACCTGACCCGCCCAATCGACTCCTACCTCATGCTCGGCCAGGGCCCACACCAATGTCTCGGGCTCCCGATGACGCGGGTAGCCTTGACGACGATGCTGAAAGTCATCGGGCGTCTGGACAATTTGCGACCCGCGACGGTCGCGATTGGGAAGAGTAGTGGCGAGCATTGTGTTAAGAAGGTGTTGAAGGAGTTTGTGCCGGGGGATAAGGAAGTGGTGCCCGAGGAGTGGCATTATCATGTTTATCTGACGGAGGATTGGGATTTGTATTTTCCGTTTCCGACGA GTCTTAAGATTAATTGGGATGGTCCAATTCCTGAGGCGAGGAGGCATTGA
- a CDS encoding Lipid phosphate phosphatase 1 — protein MARMAINKGTLLGATGKPSKKLVVSYLFDWFIIIVFAAAGAGLSKVRPHHRPFSLLNLEISNPVVDEQISIWMLGVIAFVVPAAIIALITLIFVPGGNVRRVSTTSQVIKLKLWELEKGLAGLCLSVAVAFFITQGMKNMFGKPRPNLIAKCQPDLSNIGDHVVGGYGQDLSISWTLVDFSICTQPDIAFLDDGFRSFPSGHSSWSWSGLLYLTLYFCSKFAIGLPHLPTPLEQQQQQQQPLRSTIPQNGDHELLPLHSNRARGDSEDTKREEDTTYRGAAGPSSHHPTSDDISTSPLWMRNAAAAPPNYLIIPALLPVAVAVYICSTRYVEFYHFGFDIISGSLIGIATAYLSFRWYHLPISRGQGWAWGARSRNRAFAIGVGTGGYVGEEGWETASGGRGKGRDVEAQGGRA, from the coding sequence ATGGCGCGTATGGCCATAAACAAAGGCACGCTCTTGGGCGCAACGGGCAAGCCTTCGAAAAAGCTCGTCGTATCTTACCTGTTCGACTGGTTCATCATCATCGTCTTCGCAGCAGCCGGCGCAGGTCTCTCCAAAGTCCGCCCTCACCACCGACCCTTCTCCCTCCTGAATCTGGAGATCTCGAACCCAGTAGTCGACGAGCAAATCTCGATCTGGATGCTAGGCGTCATCGCATTCGTCGTCCCTGCCGCAATCATCGCCCTCATCACCCTAATCTTCGTCCCCGGCGGCAACGTCAGAAGAGTCAGCACAACAAGCCAAGTCATCAAGCTCAAATTATGGGAGCTTGAGAAGGGACTCGCGGGACTATGCTTGTCCGTCGCAGTAGCCTTCTTCATAACCCAAGGCATGAAGAACATGTTCGGCAAACCCCGCCCCAACTTGATCGCGAAATGCCAGCCCGACCTTTCAAACATTGGAGACCACGTCGTGGGCGGATATGGACAGGATTTGAGTATAAGCTGGACTTTGGTGGATTTCAGTATTTGCACACAACCCGACATCGCGTTTCTCGACGATGGATTCCGCTCCTTCCCAAGTGGTCACAGTTCCTGGTCCTGGTCCGGCCTGCTATATCTAACCCTCTACTTCTGCTCCAAATTCGCCATCGGCCTCCCCCACCTCCCCACACCCCTCGAACAACagcaacaacaacaacaacccCTCCGCTCCACAATCCCCCAAAACGGCGACCACGAACTCCTACCCCTCCACTCCAACCGCGCCCGCGGCGACAGCGAAGACACCAAACGCGAAGAAGACACAACCTACCGCGGCGCCGCCGGCCCCTCCTCCCACCACCCAACCTCCGACGACATCTCCACCTCCCCGCTCTGGATGCGCAACGCCGCCGCCGCCCCACCCAACTACCTCATAATCCCCGCTCTTCTCCCCGTCGCCGTCGCCGTCTACATTTGCTCCACCCGCTACGTAGAATTCTACCATTTCGGCTTCGACATCATCTCTGGCTCCCTGATCGGGATCGCTACCGCCTACTTATCCTTCCGATGGTACCACCTCCCCATCTCCAGGGGCCAAGGATGGGCGTGGGGTGCGAGGAGCAGGAATAGAGCTTTTGCGATAGGGGTCGGGACGGGGGGGTATGTTGGTGAGGAGGGGTGGGAGACTGCGAGTGGTGGGAGGGGGAAGGGGAGGGATGTAGAGGCGCAGGGGGGGAGGGCGTGA
- a CDS encoding Ras guanine nucleotide exchange factor I: MPASSPTTATGRESTRRPSNTGTFETQRSQRREKAKSSQSYAGHHGRRGSRHDSNTVVSSGTAAEEADGGGGVAERPRPKARTNSAPGPPHFNDRGLSKGIHIGQHGGNDAHSTTFQQLPQARGGAQSAVEEEGEDEDEISGVVGKTRSYQPFSNPELAQPLPEVNIAIIGAEGVGKSTFIQKALELPDLPPSQSAERKIPIDGSVYLVRLLELPIDSIEINDDDTIDWPDTIEDKKMPRVDGALALYDVKDKSSIEDLPEMLDAITKASLPTILISCKCDTPLDEREVDPARVEENAKRAINSISTLQISEFHPETHRRGIFMLLNTIVNTQPEQYFRSSSANRRRAASNALRPVSPRNSGTLGHARSSSDYTGSLHKDPRRSRHDSTLTTGHGSGDRLRVQATEDHPMQSSFLLEESASEPSRASSQSSASVDPAALGTTAISTAFSENGATFDELVDRLLAQPTSKTDLKFAAIFLALYRKFAAPGRLLEAIVERFDALEHNGSPQILKTQTQLRYLSIVEQWAKLYGGDFAYPQTTRRLRTFVMKLAELRIFAQAAREIHIDIENVQEDDDTDWAYCDKDRETSGDRTSMSSTASTLIDDPTFSAERDLSGSTINEEEPYDRLPKFANQVMANVELAQKQAQQFQSVPRILLTKVQWRALMEQPDDVIARELTRMDWIMFSSIRSRDLVRHCSLSKAQKAACKNLAHVDRMIEHFNQLASWVANYVLFRDKPKHRALMLEKFMRIARKVRELNNYNALGAIIAGVKSTSVHRLTATRELLPAAVGKDWMRLEALMAPSRSHSAYRLAWENSSSERIPYLPLHRRDLATAEEGNKTFLGDDSEGRINWKKFEIMGDVIVSLQKAQGVRYGNLGNGQGEQIIKELVMDVKLVNDEDDLYERSIQLEPAANSAMGPGAKFKEFFKR, encoded by the exons ATGCCTGCGTCGTCGCCCACGACTGCCACTGGCCGCGAGTCAACACGGCGGCCCAGCAACACCGGCACATTCGAGACGCAACGTTCCCAGCGACGGGAGAAGGCGAAGAGCAGCCAGAGCTATGCAGGACACCATGGCCGAAGAGGGTCACGGCACGACAGCAATACTGTCGTGAGCAGTGGTACAGCTGCAGAGGAGGCCGATGGAGGCGGTGGTGTTGCTGAACGACCACGGCCCAAGGCGCGAACCAACTCTGCACCTGGGCCTCCGCACTTCAACGACAGGGGCCTGAGTAAGGGCATACATATTGGCCAACACGGAGGAAATGATGCCCACTCTACCACATTCCAACAGCTTCCCCAAGCCAGAGGCGGTGCACAGTCTGCTGTCGAAGAAGAGGGCGAGGACGAAGACGAGATCTCCGGCGTGGTGGGCAAGACCAGATCGTACCAGCCATTCTCCAATCCCGAG CTTGCGCAACCGCTcccagaagtcaacatcgCCATTATTGGCGCCGAAGGTGTTGGCAAATCCACCTTCATTCAAAAGGCTCTCGAGCTGCCCGACCTCCCTCCTTCGCAGTCCGCTGAGCGGAAGATCCCCATCGACGGCAGCGTCTACCTCGTTCGTTTGCTGGAGCTGCCGATCGACAGTATAGAAATCAACGATGATGACACGATCGACTGGCCAGACACGATAGAGGATAAGAAGATGCCGAGGGTGGATGGCGCTTTGGCTCTATACGACGTGAAAGACAAGTCGAGCATTGAAGATCTCCCTGAGATGCTGG ATGCGATCACGAAGGCCTCATTACCCACAATCCTGATCTCCTGCAAGTGCGATACACCATTGGACGAACGCGAAGTCGATCCAGCCCGAGTAGAAGAAAACGCGAAACGGGCCATCAATTCCATCAGTACTCTTCAGATATCCGAGTTCCACCCCGAAACTCACAGACGAGGCATCTTCATGCTTTTGAACACTATCGTTAACACCCAGCCGGAGCAATATTTCCGAAGCTCGTCAGCAAATCGTCGGAGGGCAGCTTCGAACGCACTACGACCGGTATCACCTCGAAACTCTGGCACACTTGGGCACGCGCGCTCAAGCTCAGACTACACTGGCTCTCTACACAAAGACCCTAGACGAAGTAGGCACGACTCGACCTTGACTACCGGCCACGGCTCTGGAGATCGGCTGAGAGTACAAGCTACAGAGGATCATCCAATGCAGAGCTCGTTTCTACTGGAAGAGTCTGCCAGCGAACCATCGCGCGCATCATCACAGTCGTCTGCGAGTGTAGATCCGGCGGCACTGGGCACAACGGCCATCTCGACTGCTTTCTCAGAGAATGGTGCGACATTTGACGAGCTGGTCGACAGGCTGCTGGCTCAGCCAACCTCGAAGACTGACCTGAAGTTTGCCGCTATATTCCTTGCCCTGTACAGGAAGTTCGCCGCGCCTGGGAGATTACTTGAGGCTATTGTCGAGCGGTTCGATGCGCTGGAGCATAACGGGAGTCCACAGATACTAAAGACTCAGACCCAGCTGCGCTACTTGAGCATAGTGGAGCAATGGGCGAAACTGTATGGTGGTGATTTCGCCTACCCCCAGACGACCCGCCGTTTACGGACGTTCGTTATGAAGCTCGCAGAACTTCGCATCTTCGCGCAAGCTGCGAGGGAAATCCACATTGACATCGAGAACGTACAGGAGGATGATGACACAGATTGGGCGTATTGCGATAAGGATCGAGAGACCTCGGGAGATCGTACCTCGATGTCATCTACGGCCAGCACACTCATTGACGATCCAACCTTCTCTGCTGAACGCGACCTAAGCGGAAGCACGATCAACGAAGAGGAGCCATACGATCGTCTGCCCAAATTTGCCAACCAGGTCATGGCCAACGTCGAGCTGGCACAAAAGCAGGCGCAACAATTCCAAAGCGTCCCTCGAATACTCCTCACGAAGGTTCAATGGCGAGCACTAATGGAACAGCCGGACGACGTCATCGCTCGCGAACTAACAAGAATGGACTGGATCATGTTCTCCTCTATACGATCTAGAGATCTCGTCCGACATTGCTCTTTGTCCAAAGCCCAGAAAGCAGCGTGCAAGAACCTGGCTCATGTGGACCGCATGATCGAGCACTTCAACCAGCTCGCAAGCTGGGTCGCGAACTACGTTTTGTTCAGAGACAAGCCCAAACACCGAGCCTTGATGCTTGAGAAGTTCATGCGCATCGCTCGCAAAGTCCGCGAGCTCAACAACTACAATGCCCTCGGCGCCATAATCGCAGGCGTCAAGTCGACTTCCGTCCATCGCCTGACTGCCACTCGAGAGCTCCTCCCTGCAGCTGTTGGTAAAGACTGGATGAGGCTGGAAGCACTCATGGCTCCATCACGGTCACATTCGGCATACCGTCTTGCATGGGAAAACAGTTCGTCCGAGAGGATCCCGTACCTACCACTCCATCGAAGGGATCTCGCGACGGCCGAGGAGGGAAACAAAACTTTCCTTGGCGATGACAGTGAAGGCCGGATCAACTGGAAGAAATTTGAGATTATGGGCGATGTCATTGTCAGTTTGCAGAAAGCGCAGGGTGTGAGGTACGGCAATCTTGGAAATGGACAGGGTGAGCAAATCATTAAGGAGTTGGTGATGGATGTCAAACTCGTGAATGACGAAGAT GATCTTTACGAGCGAAGCATACAACTCGAGCCTGCAGCCAACAGTGCTATGGGTCCCGGAGCGAAGTTCAAGGAGTTCTTCAAAAGATGA
- a CDS encoding Acetylornithine aminotransferase, mitochondrial: MSLRTCSQRIGAALRTQTRNVHPTTTRRAYAAAATAASSLPADKLKAIEKEASLRTPDPPSDSQTARLVNSHTPYMVPTYVRPPPVFHKGEGCYLWDVENRQYLDFTAGIAVNALGHCDPEMSKILYQQSQTLVHASNLYYNPWTGALSQLLVEKTKEAGGFDVSRAFICNSGSEANEAAIKFARKYGRSVQADGSKFELVSFNGSFHGRTMGSLSATPNPKYQKPFSPMIPGFRYGTLNDVSAIKDLVTDSTCGVIVEPIQGEGGVNVATPEFLIALRKRCTEVGAVLIHDEIQCGMGRTGKLWAHADLPAEAHPDIVTTAKALGNGFPIGATLVTEDVSSKIVTGDHGTTFGGNPLGCRVAHYIVSRLSEPELLKDVLKKEARFRQHFVRIHEAFPDVVQEVRGRGLILGLQLNEDPTPVITAARERGLLIITCGTNTLRFVPPLIISDSEIDEGMKILQDSMHAVFKAPGKIEGTDGQQEMRPL; the protein is encoded by the exons ATGTCTCTCCGAACGTGCAGCCAGCGCATTGGCGCAGCATTGCGAACACAAACTCGCAATGTCCATCCCACCACGACTCGACGCGCGTATGCGGCAGCGGCAACAGCAGCTTCGAGTCTGCCGGCAGACAAGCTGAAAGCCATTGAG AAGGAAGCATCTCTACGAACACCCGATCCCCCCTCCGATTCACAGACAGCCCGCTTGGTCAACTCGCACACACCTTACATGGTCCCAACATATGTCCGCCCACCGCCGGTATTCCACAAAGGAGAGGGATGTTACCTATGGGATGTGGAGAACAGGCAATATCTCGACTTCACTGCAGGAATTGCAGTCAATGCATTGGGCCACTGTGACCCCGAGATGAGCAAAATCCTTTACCAGCAATCGCAAACATTGGTACACGCCTCGAATCTCTACTACAATCCATGGACAGGAGCTCTCAGTCAGCTACTCGTGGAGAAGACCAAAGAAGCCGGTGGCTTCGATGTAAGCCGAGCTTTCATCTGCAACTCTGGCAGTGAAGCAAATGAGGCCGCTATCAAGTTCGCACGAAAGTATGGCAGGAGCGTACAAGCTGATGGCAGCAAGTTTGAGCTTGTCAGCTTCAATGGATCTTTCCATGGCCGAACAATGGGATCACTATCAGCAACACCGAACCCGAAGTACCAGAAACCATTCTCTCCGATGATTCCAGGATTCAGGTACGGCACGTTGAACGATGTCAGTGCGATCAAAGATCTTGTCACCGACAGCACGTGCGGTGTCATTGTTGAGCCAATTCAGGGCGAGGGTGGTGTGAACGTCGCAACGCCCGAGTTCCTCATCGCTCTGCGAAAGCGCTGCACAGAGGTGGGTGCAGTGTTGATCCACGACGAGATTCAGTGCGGTATGGGACGTACTGGTAAACTCTGGGCCCACGCCGATCTACCTGCAGAGGCACACCCGGATATTGTCACTACAGCAAAGGCGCTCGGAAACGGCTTCCCAATCGGAGCTACCCTGGTGACTGAGGATGTGTCGAGCAAGATCGTGACCGGTGACCATGGAACTACCTTTGGTGGCAATCCTCTTGGTTGCCGTGTGGCGCATTACATTGTTTCACGCCTGTCAGAGCCAGAGTTGCTCAAGGACGTTCTAAAGAAGGAAGCACGATTCCGCCAGCACTTTGTTCGCATCCACGAGGCATTCCCTGATGTTGTGCAAGAGGTCAGAGGTCGCGGCTTAATACTGGGTCTGCAGCTCAACGAAGACCCTACGCCGGTCATCACAGCCGCACGAGAACGCGGTCTGCTCATCATCACCTGCGGCACGAACACTTTGCGCTTCGTGCCACCGCTCATCATCTCAGATTCTGAGATTGACGAGGGTATGAAGATTCTTCAAGACTCTATGCATGCTGTCTTCAAAGCTCCTGGCAAGATCGAAGGCACAGATGGCCAGCAAGAAATGAGACCCCTTTGA